The following proteins are encoded in a genomic region of Natrinema sp. DC36:
- a CDS encoding aspartate kinase, which translates to MRVVAKFGGTSLGSGDRINRAADSIAAAVEDGHEIAVVASAMGSTTDDLLDEITFETDEADRAQIVSMGERTSVRMLKAALAARGIDSVFLEPGSDEWPVITDEYGEVNVEETQRRGRELASQLDETVPVLTGFLAEGPDGSITTLGRGGSDTSAVMLGKYMDADEVVIVTDVEGVMTGDPHVVEGARNVGEISVDELRNLSFRGAEVVAPSALSYKDGTLDVRVVHYQHGDLLSGGTSIEGEFRSLVDLRERPLACLTVAGRAIRNQPGVFHRLSAALHESDVNIDAVASGMDTITFYIDEEEAERAENILHREVIASDELSSVTVDSPVAVIRVTGGELPNQPGIISEIVNPLAEARIHLNDIITSATSVALFVDWEDREETLELTQNLF; encoded by the coding sequence ATCAACCGCGCCGCGGACTCGATCGCTGCGGCCGTCGAGGACGGCCACGAGATCGCCGTCGTCGCCAGCGCGATGGGGTCGACCACCGACGACCTGCTCGACGAGATCACGTTCGAAACCGACGAAGCCGACCGCGCCCAGATCGTCAGTATGGGCGAGCGAACGTCGGTTCGCATGCTCAAAGCCGCGCTGGCGGCCCGGGGAATCGATTCGGTCTTCCTCGAGCCCGGAAGCGACGAGTGGCCGGTCATCACCGACGAGTACGGCGAGGTCAACGTCGAGGAGACCCAGCGGCGCGGCCGCGAGCTCGCGTCGCAACTCGACGAGACGGTGCCGGTCCTGACCGGCTTCCTCGCGGAGGGGCCGGACGGCTCGATTACGACGCTCGGTCGCGGCGGTAGCGACACCTCGGCGGTCATGCTGGGCAAGTACATGGACGCCGACGAGGTCGTGATCGTCACGGACGTCGAGGGCGTCATGACGGGCGACCCCCACGTCGTCGAAGGGGCTCGCAACGTGGGCGAGATTTCCGTCGACGAACTCCGGAACCTCTCGTTCCGCGGGGCCGAGGTCGTCGCACCCTCCGCGCTATCGTACAAGGATGGCACCCTCGACGTGCGCGTCGTCCATTACCAACACGGCGACCTCCTCTCGGGCGGGACGAGCATCGAAGGCGAGTTTAGGAGCCTGGTCGACCTGCGCGAGCGACCGCTGGCCTGCCTGACCGTCGCCGGTCGTGCGATCCGCAACCAGCCCGGCGTCTTCCATCGCCTCTCGGCCGCCCTGCATGAGAGCGACGTCAACATCGACGCCGTCGCGAGCGGGATGGATACGATCACCTTCTACATCGACGAGGAGGAGGCCGAACGCGCCGAGAACATCCTCCACCGGGAGGTCATCGCCAGCGACGAACTCTCGAGCGTCACCGTCGACTCGCCGGTCGCCGTCATCCGAGTGACCGGCGGCGAACTCCCGAATCAGCCGGGAATCATCAGCGAGATCGTCAACCCCCTCGCCGAGGCCCGAATCCACCTCAACGACATCATCACCAGCGCGACCAGCGTCGCCCTGTTCGTCGACTGGGAGGACCGCGAGGAGACCCTCGAGCTGACGCAGAACCTGTTCTAA